The genome window TTTGTATCCAGATTCTTTTTTTGCATGCCGAGGCTTTGAACGCGGAGCCGAACGATTCCGAATTGTCCGCGATCGCCGGATCGCAGAGAGAACGTAGAAACGAAAAACGTTTTTACATCGGAGGGTTCGGCATCAAAGAACTCTCTTGGTTTCAAGTCGGTTACAATCTCGGCGAACGATTCTCCATTTCGTTTTTAGCGCACCAAAGATTTCGCGCCGATCACTTCGATTTGGATCGCACCGGTTATCAACCGGGGGCCGCCGCGTTCTCCTTGCAAAATAAGGAATATACGCTGAACCAATATACGATCGCGTTCGAATGGTTTCCGTTTTCCATTCCGTATTATCTGAGTTTTGGAATCGGTCAGGAATTTTATTTCCAAAGGGATCGCAAGAACGAGTTCTGGGTTTATACGGATGGAAGTGCGGACGGTAAGAGTTGGACGTATTCGATTTCCAATAAGAGGGCGTATGCGGCCCCCGGCGCGGGTATACGTTATGTGGTCTCTTCGGGAATTTTTTTAAACGGAGGTTTTAACGTTCTTCTGTTTGCGAATAATTCCGCGCATGTGCAGCGAGAAGATGTTTCCTTTTACAATCAGAAACCGGATCCGGCGATTTTGGAAAGAATTTGGAAGGACGGCAAGGAACAGGAACACGATCGTGCGCGGGGAATCGGAGTTCAGCTGTTTTTAAGCGCCGGGATTTCTCTTTAATCATTTTGTTAAGCGAAGAATGAAGTATCCCCGTTGAACCCGGATGGATACGTTTCGATCAAGGATTTACCGAAAGTCTATAACCTACGCCCGGTTCCGTCAGAAGAAGTTCCGGATTGGACGGATCGGCTTCGATTTTTTTCCGTAAACTCGCGACGTGAACACGAAGCGGTCCCGATTCATTCTTAGCAAACGGTCCCCAAACGTGACGGATGATCTGCTCTTGGGTCAGAACTTTTCCCGCGTGTTGGATCAAAAACGATAAAAACGAATATTCGATCGGAGTAAGATGGATCGTGTTCTGCGAAACTTGGACGATTCGATTCGCAAGATCCACGTATAAATTTCCCGAAATAAAAATCGGAGAACCCGGTTCCTGCGTTTTGTTTCGGAGCGCGACTCGAATCCTCGCGAGCAATTCTCCCATACTAAACGGTTTTGTAATATAGTCGTCCGCACCCTCGTCGAGCAGGGAAATCTTTTCCGAATCCGACGAAAGAACGGACAACACGATCACGGGCGTTTCGCTCCAGGTTCTGATCTCTTTGAGTGCGGTGATTCCGTTTCCGTCCGGGAACTGAAGGTCGAGAAGGATCACGTCAGGAGCTTCGTTTGCCGCTTTGAGAATCGTTTCTTGAATCGTCGCGGATTCGACGACATCATAATGCGAAGCGTTCAGACTGATCCGGATCATTTTACGGATTCGATCGTCGTCGTCCGCAACTAGAATTTTCGGATTCATGAGATTAGGCGGGTTTTACGGGAATCTCGATACAAAATCTGGCACCTCCCTCGGTCCGATTTTCAGCGATCAACGTTCCTCCGTGCGTTTCGACGATGGACTTGCTGATGGAAAGTCCGAGGCCGCTTCCCACGTGCGATTGATTCTTACTTCTATAAAATTTCTCGAATATTTTTTCAAGTTCTTCCTCGGGAATCCCCGGCCCTTCGTCTTCCACCAGATAGATCGTTTTTTCCTTTTCGGAAATGAGACGAATGGAAACAGGAGAACCGGGCGGAGAAATTTGAACCGCGTTGAACACGATATTGAAGAGAGCCTGCTCCATAAGAGTAAAGTCCATCCAGATCGGAATCGGATTTTCCGGAAGATGAATCACACAACGACTGTTCTTTACGGTTTGTCTGAGTCTACGAACCACTACGTGAACGAGATCCGTCGGATCGTGCCAATCCATTCTCAATTTTAAAAAGCCCGATTCGTATCGGCTCATGTCCAAAAGATTTCCGAGCAGTAGATTCAGAATCATGCTGCTTTCGTTGATTTCGTTTAACAATTCTTTGCGCGCTTCCGAAGAGGAATCGATTTCCGGTTCCAATAACGCCGTCACCGCGCCCCGAATCGTCGATAAGGGCGTTTTCAATTCGTGAGAAAGGGAATTGAAGATGATCGTGTACAATCGTTCGGATTGATTGGCGAGATAGCGGGTCCGCGTTTCTTCGGATAACAATTCCCGTTCCAAGGCGAGCGCGATCTGATTTCCCATCGTAAGCAAAAGATTTTCCTGGTCCAGATTGAGTTTTGAAGGAAGAATGATTCCCAACACACCGATTACTTTACCCGGCGCTATCATAGGAAAATACGTCCCTATGGAAAGGGAAAGCGTGTCCGTGAATTTTCCGGCCGAAATCCTGTTCTTATAAACCCAGTTTGCGACCGCCGTTTCTTTCGCATCCGGAAAAAAATTTCCAGCGCGTGAAGAGTTGGAATCGACGTTTCCCTGATTTTCCAAAAAGATCGTCACTTGAGTTTGAAAAACCCGTTTCAGATATTCCGCTCCGATTTCGGAAATCTGCCGTATGTCTCTTGCGTGTCCTAGATCTTTGGAAAGTTCATACAAAGTTGTTAAGCGAAGTTCTCGGTTTACGAGCACCTTCTCCTTTTGTCTCAAACGCGAAGTGACGTTGCCGATGATGATCGAAATAAAAAGGAAAGAACCGAACATCAACACGTCTTCGAGTTTTTCTATAAAGAAAGTGTATTTAGGCGGAATAAAAAGATAATCCCAAAAGAGTCCCGATAACAAACCCGCGAGAATCGTGGGGCCCTTGGAAAAGAAAGCTCCTATACCCGAAACGAAAAAGAGATATAAAAAAGAAATGGTCCAATAACCGGTAATCGGTTCCAAAAAAAGACTGAGACAAGTGGCCAGAAAGATGAGCGCCAAAGAAGCTACGTATTGTTTTCCGCCGGAAGACGTTCTGAGAAAACGATTGAATAAGGATTCTTCTCCCGAAAAGGAAGTGTGGTCGTAAGGAACAAGACACAACTCGAAGTTCGCCGTGGTTCGCGCCAGTTTCGACGCTGGAGAATTCCATTTCTTCCACCAAGACATCGGAGGTTTTCCCAAAACTACGCGCGTGATGTTTTTTTGTTCCGCGATTCTTAGGATTGCGTCCACGGGGTCCTCGTCAGCGGAATGAAGAATTTCGGAACCGAGTTCCCTTGCAAAACTCAGATTCTTTTCGAGCTGGTTTAAACTTTCTTTGGAAAGATTTTCCCTCGTTTGATTGTAGAGCGCGAACAATTCACCGTTTCTTTCGTATGCGAGACGTTTCGCATAACGTAAGATCGAATAGGAATTCGGACTTGCGCTGATCGCGACGAGAATTCTTTCCCGAAACCGCGTGGATTCGGGGGAAGTGTTAACGTGTCTCGCCGTATAATTGAGAGCCGTCTCGCGGAGAAAGGAGAGGTTCTCCTTTTTAAAAAAATGATCTCCCGCCACGTTCGCTTTTTCGGGAACGTAAACCTTTCCCTCTTGAAGACGTTTTCTCAGATCGTCCGGCGAAAGATCGATCAATACGATTTCATCGGCGATCTCTAAAACGGAATCCGGAATCGTTTCCCTGATTTTTACCGTAGTTGTTTTTTCGACCGCTTCCACCTGACTTTCCAAATGCTGAACATTCAAAGTCGTGAATACGTTGATGCTATGATTCAGGATTTCGATGACGTCCTGATATCGTTTGACGTGCCTGCTTCCGGGAATATTCGTATGTGCGAATTCGTCTACCAAAACCACTTCGGGTTTTCGTTTGAGAATGGAGTCGATATCCATCTCTTCGAAAACGATTCCTCTGTGTTCGATTTTTTTTCGCGGAAGAATTTCCAATCCTTCCAGAAGTTCTTCCGTTTCTTTACGTCCGTGCGTTTCGATATATCCGACCACGACGTCCACTCCTTCTTTTTTCAAAGAACGAGCGGCATTTAACATAGCGTAGGTTTTTCCCACGCCTGCGACCATCCCGAAAAATACCTTTAGTTTTCCGGAAATGGACTTTCGTTCTTCCGCGTGGATTTTACGAAGAATTTCGTCCGGGTCCAGTCGAGGCGTTTCCGACCAATCGCTCATTCTTTGATTCTTCCAAACTCTTGATCCAATTTCAAGTTCAATCGAAGCACGTTGATCCGTTCTTCTCCGATGTAACTTAAGGAAGGTTTCTCAATGGAAGAAGCAAGGATTTCGTTCAATCGGGAGAGCTGTTGCGCATTTAGTTTTCTTGCGTTGGCGACGCGATTTGTTTGAAAGCGCGCGGCTTTCGGACTGATATGCGGATCCAGACCGGAGCCGGATGAGAATAGCAGATCGGGCGGAACTACTTTTTGATCCGGGTGCTCCTTAAGAAGCGATGCTCTGCGTTCTTCGACGCTTTTTTTGAGCGACGCGCTCGTCGCGCTTAGGTTCGAGGCGCCCGAAGAAACGGTCTCGTAATCTACGGCGGAGGGACGGGACCAATAGTATTCCTGTTTCGTAAACTTTTGACCGATCAGTTCGGAACCGACGAGTTTGTCGTCCCGATATAAGAGACTTCCGTTTGCGTTAAACGGAAATAGTTTTTCGCCGAAACCCGTCACGACGATCGGATAAAATACTCCGGTGATAAAGGTCAATACCAGAAGAGTTCTGAGTGCGATGAGAGACGTCTGTAACATGTGTTTCTCCTTAACCGAGTCCCAGGAACGTTAAAATCAAATCGATCCCTTTGATTCCTAAAAACGGAGTTACGATTCCGCCGAGACCGTAGATCAAAAGATTGCGTTTTAAAATCGTATCGGCGCCTAATGGACGATAGGCGACTCCTTTGAGTGCGAGAGGAATTAACGCGGGAATCACAAGCGCGTTGAAGATCACCGCACTTAAAACGGCGCTCTTCTGCGAACCGAGTTGCATTAAGTTTAAAGCGGACAAGGGACCGGCTTCTCCCTGAATCGCGTA of Leptospira sanjuanensis contains these proteins:
- a CDS encoding response regulator, giving the protein MNPKILVADDDDRIRKMIRISLNASHYDVVESATIQETILKAANEAPDVILLDLQFPDGNGITALKEIRTWSETPVIVLSVLSSDSEKISLLDEGADDYITKPFSMGELLARIRVALRNKTQEPGSPIFISGNLYVDLANRIVQVSQNTIHLTPIEYSFLSFLIQHAGKVLTQEQIIRHVWGPFAKNESGPLRVHVASLRKKIEADPSNPELLLTEPGVGYRLSVNP
- a CDS encoding sensor histidine kinase, giving the protein MSDWSETPRLDPDEILRKIHAEERKSISGKLKVFFGMVAGVGKTYAMLNAARSLKKEGVDVVVGYIETHGRKETEELLEGLEILPRKKIEHRGIVFEEMDIDSILKRKPEVVLVDEFAHTNIPGSRHVKRYQDVIEILNHSINVFTTLNVQHLESQVEAVEKTTTVKIRETIPDSVLEIADEIVLIDLSPDDLRKRLQEGKVYVPEKANVAGDHFFKKENLSFLRETALNYTARHVNTSPESTRFRERILVAISASPNSYSILRYAKRLAYERNGELFALYNQTRENLSKESLNQLEKNLSFARELGSEILHSADEDPVDAILRIAEQKNITRVVLGKPPMSWWKKWNSPASKLARTTANFELCLVPYDHTSFSGEESLFNRFLRTSSGGKQYVASLALIFLATCLSLFLEPITGYWTISFLYLFFVSGIGAFFSKGPTILAGLLSGLFWDYLFIPPKYTFFIEKLEDVLMFGSFLFISIIIGNVTSRLRQKEKVLVNRELRLTTLYELSKDLGHARDIRQISEIGAEYLKRVFQTQVTIFLENQGNVDSNSSRAGNFFPDAKETAVANWVYKNRISAGKFTDTLSLSIGTYFPMIAPGKVIGVLGIILPSKLNLDQENLLLTMGNQIALALERELLSEETRTRYLANQSERLYTIIFNSLSHELKTPLSTIRGAVTALLEPEIDSSSEARKELLNEINESSMILNLLLGNLLDMSRYESGFLKLRMDWHDPTDLVHVVVRRLRQTVKNSRCVIHLPENPIPIWMDFTLMEQALFNIVFNAVQISPPGSPVSIRLISEKEKTIYLVEDEGPGIPEEELEKIFEKFYRSKNQSHVGSGLGLSISKSIVETHGGTLIAENRTEGGARFCIEIPVKPA
- the kdpC gene encoding potassium-transporting ATPase subunit KdpC, with amino-acid sequence MLQTSLIALRTLLVLTFITGVFYPIVVTGFGEKLFPFNANGSLLYRDDKLVGSELIGQKFTKQEYYWSRPSAVDYETVSSGASNLSATSASLKKSVEERRASLLKEHPDQKVVPPDLLFSSGSGLDPHISPKAARFQTNRVANARKLNAQQLSRLNEILASSIEKPSLSYIGEERINVLRLNLKLDQEFGRIKE